The Streptomyces sp. NBC_01298 genome contains the following window.
TCGCGCTGGGCGCGGCGAACCGCGCCTTCGGCGGGCTCTACCGGGTCGTCCTGAAGGACCTCGGCCTGACCTACCCCCAGTACCTGGTGATGCTGGTGCTCTGGGAGCACGGCGAGATGCCGGTCAAACAGGTCGGGGAGCACCTGCGGCTGGACTCGGGCACACTCTCCCCGCTCCTCAAGCGCCTGGAGGCCGCCGGCCTGCTCGTGCGCGAGCGCAGCGCAGCGGACGAACGGTCCGTGCACGTACGGCCCACCGAGGCCGGTACGGCCCTGCGCGCGCGGGCCGTCGAGGTGCCCCGGCGCATCGCGGCCGCGACCGGCTTCCAACTCGGCGAGATCAAGGAGCTTCAGGACCGCCTGCGGCGGCTCACCGCCGCCCTGGACGCGGCGGCCGGGCCGGAGTAGGGCGTACGGCCCCCGAGGCGGAGGATCCGTCCGGGCGCCACAGCGGGTGCTCGCGCCGCGCCCAGTCGGCGGTCACCGAACCCGTCCGCATGCCGCGCCGGGCCTCCGGGTCGCGGACGGCCATCACGACGTGGCCCGCGACGGCCACCGTCATGGCGATGGCCAGCCAGTCGTGGACGAAGGTGGCCCCGGTCCGCCAGGTCAGCGGGGCCAGCCCGGTGAACCACATCAGCAGACCGGTGCCGAGCATCACGAGGGCGGCGCCGGTG
Protein-coding sequences here:
- a CDS encoding MarR family winged helix-turn-helix transcriptional regulator; this encodes MTEQPTDALPDQDFLRLDGQICFALGAANRAFGGLYRVVLKDLGLTYPQYLVMLVLWEHGEMPVKQVGEHLRLDSGTLSPLLKRLEAAGLLVRERSAADERSVHVRPTEAGTALRARAVEVPRRIAAATGFQLGEIKELQDRLRRLTAALDAAAGPE